One stretch of Pseudopipra pipra isolate bDixPip1 unplaced genomic scaffold, bDixPip1.hap1 HAP1_SCAFFOLD_118, whole genome shotgun sequence DNA includes these proteins:
- the WDR13 gene encoding WD repeat-containing protein 13 translates to MCLSCPFPVFPVPHLPRYAVYRTPRWPQFRTPGYAAYRTPRWPQFRTPGYAAYRTPCWPQFRTPGYAAYRTPRWPQFRTPGYAVYRTPRWPQFRTPGYAAYRTPRWPQFRTPGPPIPSLSHLSLPCLPCPTCPGTPRTAPPRWPQFRTQYVRRRSQLLRERAQGGHLGGDARRWYLRVRARLLAQRYGALSEPGSCRSALRASRTTLDRMEDFEEDPRGSRGHRRSLSRGSGPGGLRGGPDERPPGVVPTPLAEASRAMAGDTTLSENYAFAGVFHVFDQHQDSAVRKVQFAHDERHLLACCSLDGTLSVCRLAPGPPAVLRRLRGHGGGVSDLAWSLSNDVLVSASLDGTLRLWDPSDGRCIRRVPDPDGAALLCCAFQPLNNNLTVVGSARHMVRVVNISTGKAARGGTGRLPGRVLALCFDAPGRVLWAGDDRGSVSSFLCDPGTGRLTKASRVLVQAGGSITSLSARAWASREAPDPSLLVNACPDRLLLFRVVEDEGGSGAPGLRLRRSFPTRHREQPLRSCFCPLMSFRQGACVVTGSEDASVHFFDVGRAGRATVNTLQGHGAPVLAVAFNCDESLLASGDAAGTVIVWRRQHV, encoded by the exons ATGTGTCtctcctgtcccttccctgtcttccctgtccctcacctgCCCAGGTACGCCGTGTACCGCACCCCTCGCTGGCCGCAGTTCCGCACCCCTGG GTACGCCGCGTACCGCACCCCTCGCTGGCCGCAGTTCCGCACCCCTGG GTACGCCGCGTACCGCACCCCGTGCTGGCCGCAGTTCCGCACCCCTGG GTACGCTGCGTACCGCACCCCTCGCTGGCCACAGTTCCGCACCCCTGG GTACGCCGTGTACCGCACCCCTCGCTGGCCACAGTTCCGCACCCCTGG GTACGCGGCGTACCGCACCCCTCGCTGGCCACAGTTCCGCACCCCTGG cccccccatcccttccctgtctcacctgtcccttccctgtctcccctgtcccacctgcccAGGTACGCCGCGTACCGCACCCCCTCGCTGGCCGCAGTTCCGCACCCAGTACGTGCGGCGCCGCTCGCAGCTGCTGCGGGAGCGGGCCCAgggggggcacctggggggcGACGCCCGGCGCTGGTACCTGCGGGTGCGCGCCCGGCTCCTGGCACAGCGCTACGGGGCCCTGTCCGAGCCCGGCAGCTGCAGGAGCGCCCTGAGAGCCTCCAGGACCACCCTGGACCGCATGGAG gattTCGAGGAGGACCCCCGGGGGTCTCGGGGGCACCGGCGCTCCCTGAGCCGCGGCTCCGgcccgggggggctgcgggggggcCCCGACGAGCG CCCCCCCGGGGTGGTGCCCACCCCCCTGGCCGAGGCGAGCCGGGCCATGGCGGGGGACACGACCCTGAGCGAGAATTACGCCTTCGCCGGGGTCTTCCACGTCTTCGACCAGCACCAGGACAGCGCCG TGCGGAAGGTGCAGTTCGCTCACGACGAGCGGCACCTCCTcgcctgctgctccctggacGGGACTCTCTCCGTTTGCCGCCTGGCGCCGGGACCCCCGGCCGTGCTGCGGCGCCTGCGGGGCCACGGCGGGGGGGTCTCGGACCTGGCCTGGTCCCTCTCCAACGACGTGCTCGTGTCCGCGTCCCTCGACGGGACCCTCCGGCTCTGGGACCCCTCGGACGGGCGCTGCATCCGCAGGGTGCCCGACCCCGACGGGGCCGCGCTGCTGTGCTGCGCCTTCCAGCCCCTCAACAACAACCTCACCGTG gTGGGCAGCGCCCGGCACATGGTGCGGGTGGTGAACATCTCCACGGGGAAG GCGGCGCGGGGGGGCACCGGGCGCCTCCCCGGGAGGGTCCTCGCGCTCTGCTTCGACGCCCCCGGGAGAGTCCTGTGGGCGGGGGACGATCGGGGGTCCGTGTCCTCCTTCCTCTGCGACCCCGGCACCG GCCGACTCACCAAGGCCTCCCGGGTGCTGGTCCAGGCCGGCGGGTCCATCACGTCGCTCTCGGCCCGGGCCTGGGCGAGCCGGGAGGCGCCGGACCCGTCCCTGCTCGTCAACGCCTGCCCCGACCGGCTCCTGCTCTTCCG GGTGGTGGAAGACGAGGGGGGCTCGGGGGCTCCGGGGCTGCGGCTCCGCCGGAGTTTCCCGACGCGGCACCGGGAGCAGCCCCTGAGGAGCTGCTTCTGCCCCCTCATGTCCTTCCGCCAGGGAGCCTGTGTGG tgACGGGCAGCGAGGACGCCTCCGTCCACTTCTTCGACgtgggccgggccgggcgggcgaCCGTGAACACCCTGCAGGGCCACGGGGCCCCCGTGCTCGCCGTGGCCTTCAACTGCGACGAGTCCCTGCTGGCCTCGGGCGACGCCGCGGGCACCGTCATCGTCTGGAGACGCCAGCACGTCTGA